Proteins encoded within one genomic window of Calonectris borealis chromosome 1, bCalBor7.hap1.2, whole genome shotgun sequence:
- the RHOG gene encoding rho-related GTP-binding protein RhoG: protein MQSIKCVVVGDGAVGKTCLLICYTTNAFPKEYIPTVFDNYSAQNTVDGRTINLNLWDTAGQEEYDRLRTLSYPQTNVFIICFSIASPPSYENVKHKWYPEVCHHCPSVPILLVGTKKDLRNNPETMKRLKEQNQAPITTQQGISLSKQIRAVKYLECSALNQEGIKDVFTEAVRAVLNPVPAKPKKPCVLL from the coding sequence ATGCAGAGCATCAAGTGCGTGGTGGTGGGCGACGGGGCAGTGGGTAAGACCTGCCTGCTCATCTGCTACACCACCAACGCCTTCCCCAAGGAGTACATCCCCACCGTCTTTGACAACTACAGCGCCCAGAACACGGTGGATGGCAGGACTATTAACTTAAACCTGTGGGACACGGCTGGCCAGGAGGAGTACGACCGCCTCCGGACGCTTTCCTACCCCCAGACCAACGTCTTCATCATCTGCTTCTCCATCGCCAGCCCGCCCTCCTACGAGAACGTCAAGCACAAGTGGTACCCGGAGGTGTGCCACCACTGCCCCAGCGTGCCCATCCTCCTGGTCGGCACCAAGAAGGATCTGAGAAACAACCCCGAGACCATGAAGCGGCTCAAGGAGCAGAACCAGGCGCCCATCACCACCCAGCAGGGCATCAGCCTCTCCAAGCAGATCCGCGCGGTCAAGTACCTGGAGTGCTCGGCTCTCAACCAGGAGGGCATCAAGGATGTCTTCACCGAGGCGGTGAGGGCTGTGCTCAACCCCGTCCCGGCCAAGCCCAAGAAGCCCTGCGTCCTCTTGTGA